Proteins co-encoded in one Synechococcus elongatus PCC 6301 genomic window:
- a CDS encoding E3 ubiquitin ligase family protein, whose product MAAIILAAITAIAAIVLYFVRRHYRFKLQSLLLAQPATSLQLKEIAEHVAGEIGGGNLRQYVKMWGAIEVEQPLVSELKQESCVYYCSTVSREYEERVRKEDSEGKVTWTTERRSETISQNRRSTPFYLRDQHGRVRVEPESAAIATIPVLDEFRPDSSASSLIFGAFSLSLSTTAGLGKTLGYRYREEILPCDRSVLVVGAASDETGELTLGPSSEARQQFFIALKPETALLQEVKQTIQWLTIGAIASVVVTVVAAIAALL is encoded by the coding sequence ATGGCGGCTATTATCCTCGCTGCAATAACTGCGATCGCGGCGATCGTGCTCTATTTCGTGCGCCGTCATTACCGGTTCAAGCTGCAGAGCCTGCTATTGGCCCAGCCCGCGACCAGTCTGCAGCTCAAGGAAATTGCTGAGCATGTAGCTGGTGAAATTGGAGGAGGAAATCTGCGCCAGTACGTCAAAATGTGGGGCGCGATCGAGGTAGAGCAGCCCTTAGTTTCTGAATTAAAACAAGAGTCCTGCGTCTACTACTGCTCCACTGTCAGCCGCGAATATGAAGAGCGCGTTCGCAAGGAGGATAGTGAGGGCAAGGTGACTTGGACGACGGAACGCCGCTCGGAAACGATCAGCCAGAACCGTCGCAGCACGCCTTTTTACCTGCGCGATCAGCATGGACGGGTGCGGGTTGAGCCGGAGTCGGCTGCGATCGCAACGATTCCTGTCTTAGATGAGTTTCGCCCAGACAGCTCGGCTAGCAGCTTAATTTTTGGGGCCTTCTCCCTCAGCCTGTCGACCACCGCTGGTTTGGGTAAAACCTTGGGCTATCGCTACCGTGAGGAGATTTTGCCCTGCGATCGCTCGGTGCTTGTTGTCGGTGCTGCCAGTGATGAAACGGGTGAATTGACCCTCGGACCGAGCAGCGAAGCGCGGCAGCAGTTTTTCATTGCGCTGAAGCCTGAGACGGCTTTATTACAAGAGGTCAAACAAACCATCCAATGGCTGACGATTGGGGCGATCGCGAGTGTTGTTGTGACGGTGGTCGCTGCGATCGCGGCGCTGCTCTAG
- a CDS encoding sigma 54-interacting transcriptional regulator, whose translation METSDKQRWLLENTLFNGLSERAIAAIATGLSEVTVPSGQVLSDLDSLPNALLILVHGELDRQQPMTGQCDRLLPGSVLNLREILLQQPVTQQVTTATDVLVWQLSAEQLQAIATELNELDRYLSAQLAAELDAVTAQLRFEQARLRELQPYVIPKTKRGIVGSSRYAQRLRQEIRQASIRNDRQPVLIFGEPGLGKDNIAALIHFGSRDRREPLIKINCNTLQPNGAELFGRINERRGLLDWVGKGTVLLNNVQDLPTDLRSRVIELLATGYYRPLPTLQVPEPEPQACLARLILVAETNPTDLARHCVQTIKVPPLRIRKADIVASVKYFLSRFCQTRRQPRPKLTPEAERQLQNYDYPGNITELESLVERALVQSGQAAVLTEDVFWFASTKGDRFRWNLLNAYPRLRQLLRSDWWPTRINYGLILGVYTAVVALLFWGPQTRAENVGLTLFWAGWWPLILLAFPFVGRLWCAYCPFMIYGELVQWVSLKLWPRSLLPWPRAAAERWGGWFLFGLFALILLWEELWHLEDVAWLSACLLLLITAGAVTFSLLFERRFWCRYLCPIGGMNGLFAKLAVIELRAKRGVCSATCNTYQCYKGGPAKGEGQETMGCPVYSHPAQLVDNRNCVLCMTCLKACPHRSVELNLRPPAIELWTTHVATRSEAALLFLLLGAVFLHHLPQIAQVLGLGDRWLTSLGLHAILATAVLGTPGLLAFFSDRILHAWQPRLKSFTELAYGYLPLVLAASLAHYLWMGLTELGQVLPRTALSFGWSPTNLLQYSADPAVIAFLQASSLILGLVTTLLVTQKIARQPWRSLLPQHSLAVGFTSLLWQLIV comes from the coding sequence ATGGAAACGAGCGACAAACAGCGCTGGCTGTTAGAGAACACTTTGTTTAATGGCCTGTCGGAGCGGGCAATCGCCGCGATCGCCACAGGACTCTCGGAAGTTACGGTTCCCAGCGGTCAGGTTCTGTCTGATCTCGACTCGTTACCGAATGCGCTCTTGATTTTGGTTCACGGTGAACTCGATCGCCAGCAACCCATGACAGGCCAGTGCGATCGCCTGTTGCCCGGTAGCGTACTCAACCTGCGGGAAATCCTGCTCCAGCAACCAGTCACCCAGCAGGTCACGACAGCAACAGATGTCCTTGTCTGGCAACTGTCGGCCGAGCAACTGCAAGCGATCGCCACAGAGCTGAATGAACTTGATCGCTACCTCTCCGCACAATTGGCAGCAGAGCTAGATGCGGTCACCGCTCAACTGCGTTTTGAACAGGCACGGTTGCGGGAGTTGCAGCCCTACGTTATCCCCAAAACTAAGCGGGGGATTGTCGGTAGTAGTCGCTATGCCCAACGGCTACGACAGGAAATTCGCCAAGCCTCGATCCGCAACGATCGTCAGCCGGTATTGATTTTTGGCGAGCCAGGTCTGGGTAAAGACAACATTGCTGCCTTGATCCACTTCGGTTCGCGGGATCGACGTGAGCCCCTGATCAAAATCAACTGCAATACGCTGCAGCCCAATGGTGCGGAGCTATTTGGCCGTATTAATGAGCGACGGGGACTGCTCGATTGGGTGGGCAAGGGCACAGTGCTGCTCAACAACGTCCAAGACTTACCAACTGATTTGCGATCGCGGGTGATTGAGCTCCTCGCCACTGGCTACTATCGCCCGCTACCAACCCTGCAAGTACCGGAGCCAGAGCCCCAAGCGTGCCTAGCGCGCCTGATTTTGGTGGCGGAAACTAACCCTACTGACTTGGCACGGCACTGCGTTCAAACCATCAAGGTGCCGCCTCTGCGGATCCGGAAAGCCGATATCGTCGCCAGCGTCAAATACTTCCTCAGTCGCTTTTGCCAAACGCGACGCCAGCCTCGCCCGAAGCTAACGCCGGAAGCCGAACGCCAGCTGCAGAACTACGACTATCCCGGCAATATTACTGAGCTGGAAAGTCTGGTGGAGCGGGCTTTAGTACAAAGCGGACAGGCTGCCGTGCTGACCGAAGATGTCTTTTGGTTTGCCTCCACGAAAGGCGATCGCTTCCGCTGGAACCTGCTCAATGCCTATCCTCGCCTGCGGCAACTGCTACGCAGCGACTGGTGGCCAACGCGGATCAACTACGGCCTGATTCTCGGGGTGTATACGGCTGTGGTTGCCCTGCTGTTTTGGGGTCCGCAAACCCGCGCTGAGAACGTGGGGTTAACCCTGTTTTGGGCAGGCTGGTGGCCTCTGATTTTGCTGGCGTTTCCCTTTGTGGGGCGGCTTTGGTGTGCCTATTGCCCCTTCATGATCTACGGCGAACTGGTGCAGTGGGTTTCCCTGAAGCTCTGGCCGCGATCGCTCTTGCCCTGGCCACGGGCGGCAGCAGAGCGCTGGGGTGGCTGGTTCCTGTTTGGCCTCTTCGCCCTGATTTTGCTCTGGGAGGAGCTCTGGCACCTCGAAGACGTTGCTTGGCTGTCGGCCTGTCTCTTGCTGCTGATTACCGCTGGGGCTGTTACTTTTTCGCTGCTATTCGAGCGACGTTTTTGGTGTCGCTATCTCTGCCCGATCGGTGGTATGAATGGCCTCTTCGCCAAATTGGCGGTAATTGAACTGCGGGCCAAACGCGGTGTCTGCTCTGCCACCTGCAACACCTATCAATGCTACAAAGGTGGCCCTGCAAAAGGGGAAGGCCAAGAGACCATGGGTTGCCCGGTCTATTCCCATCCGGCTCAGTTGGTGGATAACCGCAACTGCGTTCTCTGCATGACCTGTCTCAAGGCCTGCCCCCATCGCTCGGTTGAGCTGAATCTCCGGCCACCGGCGATCGAACTATGGACCACCCATGTCGCGACACGATCGGAAGCTGCTCTGCTCTTCCTCTTGTTGGGTGCAGTGTTTCTGCATCATCTGCCCCAGATTGCTCAGGTTTTAGGTTTAGGCGATCGCTGGCTCACTTCCTTGGGACTGCATGCCATTTTGGCGACGGCTGTCCTGGGTACGCCGGGGTTACTGGCCTTTTTCAGCGATCGCATTTTGCACGCTTGGCAACCCCGCCTCAAATCCTTTACCGAACTGGCCTATGGCTATCTGCCGCTGGTGTTGGCGGCGAGCCTCGCTCACTACCTTTGGATGGGGTTAACAGAACTGGGACAAGTCCTACCACGCACGGCCCTTAGCTTTGGCTGGTCACCCACCAATCTCCTGCAATACAGTGCTGACCCTGCCGTGATTGCCTTCTTGCAGGCGAGCAGCTTGATCTTAGGGCTCGTCACCACCTTATTGGTCACTCAAAAAATCGCCCGCCAGCCCTGGCGATCGCTGCTGCCCCAACATAGTCTGGCCGTGGGGTTCACCAGCCTGCTCTGGCAGTTGATTGTCTAG
- a CDS encoding DUF2499 domain-containing protein: MHALSLPTWVIHISSVLEWLLAILYLWRLGEQGDRRWFGLAVAMLPALISALCACTWHYYDNTPKLEWLVTLQASTTLVGNFTLMLAAYWFWRPASKQAPASTAVPKQR; encoded by the coding sequence ATGCACGCCTTATCTCTCCCCACTTGGGTCATCCACATCTCCAGCGTGCTGGAATGGCTACTGGCCATCCTCTACCTCTGGCGACTGGGGGAACAGGGCGATCGCCGTTGGTTTGGACTGGCCGTCGCCATGCTTCCAGCCCTGATTAGCGCTCTCTGTGCTTGCACGTGGCACTACTACGACAACACGCCCAAACTGGAATGGCTCGTAACCCTGCAAGCCAGCACTACCCTAGTCGGTAATTTCACGCTGATGCTGGCAGCCTATTGGTTTTGGCGACCCGCCTCTAAACAAGCCCCAGCATCGACAGCAGTACCTAAGCAACGCTAA